The Mycolicibacterium aichiense region TCGTCGAGGATCCGCCGGAGGGAATGCCCAAGGCGATGAAACCGATCCTCGACCTCGCGCCGAGTCTGAGCGCTCCGATGCTCGGACTGTTCGGGGCCGAGGACAGGTTCCCGACGCCCGAAGCCGTGGCGACCCTCGACGCGGAGCTCACCCGGCTCGGCAAGCCGCACGAGTTCCACAGCTATGACGGTGCGGGGCACTCGTTCTTCTCCGTCGACCGGCCCGCCTATCGCGTCGACGCCGCCGTCGACGGCTGGCGGCGCATCGACGCTTTCTTCGCCGCCCACCTGAAAGGCTAGGTCTGCCAGCTCATGTGCACCTATCTCACCGAACGCGTCGCCATCGAGGGCAGTGGTAAGGGCGCGACAGGATGGTTCGGCGCCGACCGGGCCACCGTCTACGTCGACCACCCGGTGCACGCGCCATACACCCACACCGTGAACATCGACGTGCTCAATCCGGCACTGGGACCCGCCGCCCGCGTGGCACTGGAGCTGACCGAGGAAAGTGCGTTGGCACTCGCCGACGCCATCCACCGGGCCATCG contains the following coding sequences:
- a CDS encoding DUF6295 family protein, whose amino-acid sequence is MCTYLTERVAIEGSGKGATGWFGADRATVYVDHPVHAPYTHTVNIDVLNPALGPAARVALELTEESALALADAIHRAIGHAPAGLASRDQ